In the Sarcophilus harrisii chromosome 1, mSarHar1.11, whole genome shotgun sequence genome, one interval contains:
- the TRMT2A gene encoding tRNA (uracil-5-)-methyltransferase homolog A yields the protein MAEPAGATSLDSPGQPAGEEMPEEAAGTPEDTPEGTPEDTLEGTPEDTSEGGAAGLYGYIKDDLFTSEIYKVEIQNVPRYVGFNDVKKFLAKYGLQPHKTKLFGKQTFAFVTFKSEEERDKALKVLHGARWKGRNLSLRLAKPKADPLAKKRKREAEAEADDGGPAEPKRAPHAPPGAPAQPPSAKQIADVVTPLWSVPYEEQLAQKQRECEQVLLKLTKEIGNNNRTLLPWLFVQKQKFNRICCPLEGIKASPLQTEYRNKCEFLIGTGVNQEDKTVGCRLGKYKGGTCAVVEPFDTVHIPAGTKHVVRAFQEYIRSTPYSVYSPETYEGHWRQLTVRTSRSGEVMVIIYFHPQKLSQEELAQLKASLGQHFMAEPGQLGAVTSLYFVEEGQRKSPNREDLPLEHVAGDKYIHEELLGLKFRISPHAFFQVNTPAAEVLYNTIQDWAQLDKESTVLDVCCGTGTIGLSLARKVKKVIGIELCQEAVEDARVNAKINALDNIEFHCGKAEDLVPSLITSLASQQLTAILDPPRAGLHSKVILAIRRAEHLKKLLYVSCNPRAAMGNFVDLCRAPSNRVRGSPFRPVRAVAVDLFPQTLHCEMLILFERVEHPKGEPPNSSSSAAAGDCSQESAPPPTAGGAHAEHHPDASQTPPSDQPRSPSPLPTTALVS from the exons ATGGCAGAGCCAGCAGGGGCCACCAGCCTAGACTCTCCTGGGCAGCCCGCGGGGGAGGAGATGCCGGAGGAGGCCGCGGGGACCCCGGAGGACACCCCCGAGGGGACTCCCGAAGACACTCTTGAGGGGACCCCCGAGGACACCTCGGAGGGGGGTGCGGCCGGCCTGTATGGCTACATCAAGGACGACCTGTTCACCTCTGAGATCTACAAGGTGGAGATCCAGAACGTGCCGCGCTACGTGGGCTTCAACGACGTCAAGAAGTTCCTGGCCAAGTACGGCCTGCAGCCCCACAAGACCAAGCTCTTCGGCAAGCAGACGTTCGCCTTCGTGACCTTTAAGAGCGAGGAGGAGCGCGACAAGGCCCTCAAGGTGCTACACGGGGCCCGCTGGAAGGGCCGCAACCTCAGCCTGCGCCTGGCCAAGCCCAAGGCTGACCCCCTGGCCAAGAAGAGGAAGCGCGAGGCCGAGGCCGAGGCCGACGACGGTGGCCCGGCTGAGCCCAAACGCGCTCCGCACGCCCCTCCCGGGGCTCCCGCCCAGCCGCCCAGCGCCAAGCAGATCGCTGACGTGGTGACCCCGCTGTGGAGCGTGCCCTACGAGGAGCAGCTGGCGCAGAAGCAGCGCGAGTGCGAGCAGGTCCTGCTGAAACTGACCAA GGAGATCGGCAACAACAACCGCACGCTGCTGCCCTGGCTCTTTGTGCAGAAGCAGAAATTCAACAGGATCTGCTGCCCCCTGGAAGGCATCAAGGCGTCCCCACTGCAG ACGGAGTACCGCAACAAGTGCGAGTTTCTGATCGGCACCGGCGTGAACCAGGAGGACAAGACGGTGGGCTGCCGCCTGGGCAAGTACAAGGGCGGCACGTGCGCGGTGGTGGAGCCCTTCGACACCGTCCACATCCCGGCAGGCACCAAGCACGTGGTCCGGGCTTTCCAGGAGTACATTCG GTCGACCCCGTACTCCGTGTACAGCCCAGAGACGTATGAGGGGCACTGGCGGCAGCTCACGGTGCGCACCAGCAGGAGCGGCGAGGTCATGGTGATCATCTACTTCCACCCCCAG AAACTCAGTCAGGAAGAGCTGGCGCAGCTGAAGGCCTCCCTGGGTCAGCACTTCATGGCAGAGCCCGGCCAGCTCGGAGCAGTGACCTCGCTCTACTTTGTGGAGGAGGGGCAGAG AAAGTCCCCCAACCGGGAGGACCTGCCCCTAGAGCACGTGGCCGGGGACAAGTACATCCACGAGGAGCTGCTGGGGCTCAAGTTCCGCATTTCCCCTCACGCGTTTTTCCAG GTGAACACGCCGGCCGCCGAGGTCCTGTACAACACCATCCAGGACTGGGCCCAGCTGGACAAGGAGAGCACGGTGCTGGACGTGTGCTGCGGGACCGGGACCATCGGCCTCTCCCTGGCCCGG AAGGTGAAGAAGGTGATCGGCATCGAGCTGTGCCAGGAAGCTGTGGAAGACGCCCGGGTGAATGCCAAGATCAATG CCCTGGACAACATTGAGTTCCACTGCGGCAAAGCTGAGGACCTGGTGCCCTCCCTCATCACCTCCCTGGCCTCCCAGCAGCTGACGGCCATCCTGGACCCGCCCCGAGCAGGCCTGC ACTCCAAAGTCATCCTGGCCATCCGGAGAGCTGAGCACCTGAAGAAGCTGCTCTACGTGTCCTGCAACCCGCGGGCGGCCATGGGCAACTTTGTAGA CCTTTGCCGAGCGCCCTCCAACAGGGTGAGGGGTTCCCCCTTCCGCCCGGTGCGGGCTGTGGCCGTGGACCTGTTCCCCCAGACCCTGCACTGCGAGATGCTGATTTTGTTCGAGAGGGTGGAGCACCCCAAGGGGGAGCCCCCCAATAGCTCCTCGTCAGCTGCCGCAGGGGACTGCTCCCAAGAGAGTGCGCCCCCGCCCACGGCTGGGGGGGCCCACGCAGAGCACCATCCGGACGCTTCGCAGACTCCCCCCAGCGACCAGCCCAGAAGCCCAAGCCCCCTCCCCACAACAGCTTTAGTTTCCTAG